From the genome of Piliocolobus tephrosceles isolate RC106 unplaced genomic scaffold, ASM277652v3 unscaffolded_21064, whole genome shotgun sequence:
aatacatatatacatacatacatacatatatacatacatatatacatacatacatactacatacatatatacacacacctataaatatatataaatatagacgTATAGAACTATATATAAAAACAGTTACTATTAGCTATATCTACACGTACGTATATATGTGACATCTTTATATATTAGGTAAATTGTGCTGATACAAATGGACGAAGTATTTGTGAAGAATACTCGGTTGTAAaaataccacaattaaaaatgtaagttaatAATTATGACAAAAtgacacacacatgtatataatatatatatatatatatatataattcattacCTACGTACATATAAACAAAACACATTCatcacattttacttttacaggtttaaaggaaacaaattatTAGGAACGTATTCAAATGATATAATGAATGAAAGTCTTATAAAAAAATGGATATATTATGTTACAATgtaaattaggaaagaaaaagaaaaattattttagttatttttaatattttttacattacataaaaataatttttatgtaattattttttctgtccataaaatAGTTTACTATcgtttttttctaaaattatacagTCCTATATTTCATGGAGTGCATTCAGaagaagaattaaatgaatttaaaactggagataatttttttctcacttgtcTAGAACACCCAAatgttatacaaaaaaaaaaaaaaaaaaaaattaaataaaataaaatagataataataataataaacagacaacataaaaaaaaaaacaaaatacataaatatctcttataaataatattctaaaatgagtacaaaataaatcaaataatttttttacttttttttaacaataaaaaaacaaaatttaataggATGTTTTAATAAAAGTGGCTAAATTGTATTATGATGAGTGTTATTTTATTAACATTCAAAATCAggtaaagtgaaataaaatacaacagaATAAAAGTGTAACTACGTTTTATGTAcgcacatattttttttttttcatatatatatgtatgtattcatatatgtCTGTGttcatatatctatatgtgtttgtctatatatgtgtctatacatgtgtctatatatgtgtttatattttttttacttttaatttttaggaaCTGTGtgataagttaaatattaaaaacaaccaGTTGCAAGTTAAAGGGAAATATGAGCATTCATTTTATAACCTTGATGAACTAGTATAAacatatcttttcaaaaaacattttttttttttttttttttgattttaattgaatattttacaggattttgaaaaagttaaatcttttgtaaataaaaataggttTCCTATAGTAAGTGAGGTCaaccattataatttttttagtttaagGAGTAGTGGTAAGAATAAAAATGCCAattatgcatgtgtgcatatatatatgtatgaataaatgcaaaacaaatttcaataaaatacagCATGTTATCGTCTTCCTCATATAATTACATAAACTtactacttattttttatttttttttgttttattttaatttttttaaggtaacaacttggtattattattacttgATACGAAAAATGAATTcgataaatatatttcaaaatttactgaACATgctaaaaggttaaaaagaaaagaaaaatacaaacatttattaccgattttttaattaattgttaAGTAAACAtggttttttaataaaaaaaaaaaaattgacttgtaatgttattaataaatcggttacacatttttattattatcttctcAATTATGCTCaatattctattcatttttaatttatagaaataggGATTTAAACGATTATATTTTTGCATACATAGATGGGAAAATTTATGAagaagtaaacatttgttgaaaaatacACACACGAATATATACATCACTATTCGTTCATAACACACTTTATATATTTACGTCAGTTTTTATAAGCATAAAAACAGTATATgttaatacataatattttaactGTTCATTAAACATTATTAGAacgttaaaataataaat
Proteins encoded in this window:
- the LOC113221138 gene encoding putative protein disulfide-isomerase C1F5.02, which encodes MITKKLLTTFIIFFVLLFKTRSQYNYPQNEILQIHSQNIQAVLGLNEFLLIKFYAPQCEHCKRIWNKIMHLKYEIQNDNKKKVYFGEVNCADTNGRSICEEYSVVKIPQLKMFKGNKLLGTYSNDIMNESLIKKWIYYVTIPIFHGVHSEEELNEFKTGDNFFLTCLEHPNDVLIKVAKLYYDECYFINIQNQELCDKLNIKNNQLQVKGKYEHSFYNLDELDFEKVKSFVNKNRFPIVSEVNHYNFFSLRSSGNNLVLLLLDTKNEFDKYISKFTEHAK